CTAATAGAAGAGTTAGAAGTAGTTTTGAGTTATATTCGTCAGTTTGAATCAACCGAGCATCGTCAATTTCTTCTGATGCTCGAGGATTGCTGAGCAAATCCTCCAGCAAAATACGGTTTTAGTCTGTGCCCATTCACTTTTAAACTTTCCGTTCTGTCCTGGTTTTGGATCTCAATTGCCCCATATGGTGATACATGTTTCACCACATACGGTCCCGTCCATCTAAACTTAAAGTTTTCGGGGAACAACCTGAGTCTACTATTGTACAGTAAGACTCTGTCCCTTTCATGAAACTCCTTTGGCTTAATCAGACGATCATGCCACCTTttagtcttttccttgaaaattcgcGCATTTGCATACGCATCCAGTCTAAACTCCTCCATTGCATTCATCTGCGCCAACCTGTGTTCACCTGCAAGACTAAGATTAAGATTAAGCATCTTAAttgcccaataagctttatgATCTATCTTAACAGGTATGTGACACGATTTTCCATACACTAGTTTAAATGGTGAAGTCCCTATGGTTGTTTTGAACGCGGTTCTGTAAGCCCATAAAGCTTCTTCCAACTTTACCGACCAATCCTTACGAGAATCACTAACCGTATTTTCAAGTATTCATTTAAGTTCACGGTTAGCCACTTCAACTTGCCCAATAGTTTGGGCATGGTACAAGGTTCCCGTTTTGTGTGTGACCCCATACTTGGACAAGAGTGCAACAAACTGCTTGTTCACAAAGTGTGACCCATCGTAACTGATAATCACTCTAGGTGTTCCAAAGCGGGTAAAGATGTTTTTTCTTAAGAATTCACACACTACCCGAGCATCATTGGTCGTAGTAGGGATTGCTTCGACCCACTTAGAGACTTAGTCAACGGCTACTAGGAAATACTCATAAGAGTGTGACGATAGGAAcagacccatgaagtcaatgccccaaacgtCAAACATTTCACATACCAGAAGGGAGTTGAGAGGAATTTCGTCCCTCTTGCTAATATTACCAGCCCTTTGACACTTGTCACATTCATCTACATACACTATCGTGTatttgtacaaggtaggccaaAAGAAACTGGCTTTCATGACCTTTGTTGCAGTGCAATTCCTGCCATAGTGTCCTCCAGCTGCTCCATCATTGCAATGTGATAAAATGCTAGCCATTTCTCCTTTAGGTACACatcttcgaatcacaccatctgCACACAGTTTAAATAAGAAAGGGTCATTCCAAAGATAACATCTTACCTTACCTTGCAACTTCTTTTTCTGATCTGAGGTTAAATCGTGTGGTATCCACCCACTAGCCAAGAAGTTGTCTATGTCGGCGAACCATAGTGGTCTATCGGAGACTGCTACAATGGAAACATTCTGCTCATATCAGAACTTTTCCCGAATGTCCACCACTTCAACAAACGGTTTCTCCAATCGCGATAGGTGGTCAACCACTTGATTTCCGTGCCTTCATGTCCTTGATTTCTAGATCAAATTCTTGCAGAAACAATACCCACCGCATCAGACATAGTTTGGACTCTTTCTTACTCAACAAATATTTCAGTGATGAGTGATCAGTATGCACTATTACCTTGCTTCCCACCAAATAGGATATGATTTTGTTGAAAGAAAAGACTACTGCAAAGAACTCCTTCTCCGTGGTAGCATAGTCAACTTGAGCATCATTCAAGGTCTGGCTGGCATAGTAAATGGGTCGGAACAGTTTATCTCTCGTATGCCCCATCACTGCTCCTACTGCCACATCACTGGCGTCGCACATTATCTCAAAAAGCTCACTCAAGTTAGGAGTCACCATTATGGGGAACTCACTAGGTTCTTCTTAATCAATTCGAATGCTCTGATACACTCCACATCAAATACAAAATTTACATCCTTGGCAAGTAATGCATTGGAGGGTTTGGTAATGCTCGAAAAATTCTTAATGAACCTTCTATAGAAACCGGCATACCCCAAAAAGCTACTGATTCTCTTCTCTGAGGTCGATGGCGGGAGCTTGGCTATCACGTCTACTTTAGATCTATCAACTTCAGTACCTTCAGCTGTGACTTTATGGACTAGGACTATCCCCTCCTtaaccatgaagtgacattttccCCAGTTGAGTACTAGGTGAGTGTCCTCACATCATTTCAGAACAAGTTCGAGGTTCCTCAAGCAATATTCAAATTCATCTCCAAATAAAGTAAAGTTATCCATGAACACCTCCAGACACTTCACatttaaatatgaaaatattGACATCATGCATCTCTAGAAAGTAGCTGGTGCATTGCATAGTATGAAAGGTATTCTCCGGTATGCAAAGATTTCGGATGGGCATGTATGTAAAGGTGGTTTTCTCAACATCATCGGGAGAAAtgggtatttgattgtaccctAAATATCCATCTAAGAAGCAGTAACATCCACGCCCTGCCACCTTCTCCAACATCTGATTAATGAAAGGAAGAgggaagtgatccttccttgttgcATCTTTCAATCTccggtagtcaatgcacatcttTGTTACCACCGTCATTCCCCTTTTTTTTGGCACAACCTGTACAGGGCTGATCCATTGATTGTCAGAGATGGAAAATATTAAGACTGCATCAAGCAATTTGTGTATATCCTTTTGAACCACCTCCTTAAGAGTTTTATTAAATTTGCGTTGGGGCTGAACCACTGGTTTACTCCCTTCTTCTAACAAGTTCTTATGCATGTAGATTGCAGGGCTGATCCCCTGAATATCGTCTATACTCCAACCGATTGTCTTTTTATGCTTCCATAGTAACTCCACAAGCATGTATTCATGTTCACCTGTCAAATCAACAACAAAAATCACAGGAAAATTATTAGTCTCCAAAAAACCATATTTCAAATATGCTGGGAGTACTTTCAATTCCAGCTTCGGTTTGCTCCTTTCTTTCTCGAATTCTTCTTCATCTACCACCTGGTTCGCATTTTTCAGCGCCTCAACTTCCTTCTTGATCTCAGGATCTTCATCCTCTGTTGTGCTTGATTGACTAATGCATCTCTCCATTGAGTCACCTACCAGCTTATCCagtttgtgttattcagctaacTCTCCCACCACATCTAGCTTGAGACAAGCATAGGCAAATGCCTCATCACATGGGTATTTCATCATTCTCTTCATTTGAAACACCACTTTTTCGTTTCCCACTCGTAGCATTAGTTTCCCCTCATATATATCAAGAATAGCCCTGCCAGTGAAAATGAATGGTCTCCCCAGGATTAGAGGTACCTCCTTATTATCTTCCATATCTACCACGATGAAGTCTACTGGGAAAACAAATTTGTCTACCCTTACCAGAATGTCCTCGATTATGCCCTCTGATATGATCGTGGTCTAATCAGCCAGTTGCAAGGATATTGGTACAGATTTTATCACTACTAGATCTCCTTCTAATTTCTTGAACACCGATAATGGCATCAAGTTAATGGATGCACCTGAATCACACAAGGCTTTGTCAAAATTTTCGCTACCTAACGTGCGAGGTATAGTGAAACTGCCAAGATCCCCACACTTCTTGGTAATTTTGTTATATGGAATGGCACTGCAGTGGGCAATGGGTTTGATCACTTTCGTTTCCTCGAGCTTCCTTTTTCTTGAGaggatttccttcaagaatttTGCATAGGCTGGCATCTGTGTGAGCACCTCCGTGTACGGAATGTTCACATACAACTGTTTCAGCATCTCCAAGAATTTCCCAAATATTTGTCTAATTTCTCCCACTTCATCTTTTGAGGAAAAGGTAACAATGGCATGTGCTTGCTTTCCTCAACTGCACTATTCACCTTCTTCTTATCAACATCCTTGCTGCTTACATTCTCCTTGGGCAAAGACTCACCGATTTTCTATTCTTCAGATATCTTGCTTGAGCTGATCTCCTTCTCGTATCTTGGTTTTGCCTTTGGCTCTGCTAATGATTTCCCACTCCAGAGAGATAGAGCTTTGATTGTCTCTTTTGGATTCTTTTTTGTGTCTGCCGACAAAGTCTTCGGTGCCCTTTATGACAATAATGTTGCAAGCTGCCCCATTTGTCTTTCCAGATTCCGGATGATTGTGCCTTGCTCCCTGATAGTAGTCCTTTGAGTCTCAAGTTTCTCGTCAGATTTTTTTATAAatgccttcattagatcttctaaacTTGAGTTGTTGGGCTGTGGAGGTTGGTATGGTTGCTTCTGTTGAATTTGGAAACCAGGAGGTCCTTGCACTGGTGCTTGGATTTTGCTGCTGTCATGAGTTCAAACTACCAGTTGAAGAACTCCATGAGAACCTTGGATGTCTCTATCCTATATAATTGAAATTACCGCCTCCTTGGTAGTTGCCTCTGTTGAAGTTCCCCATAACGTTGACTTCCTCAGCTGTAGATTGGCACTCATGCGTAGGGTGTCCCAATCCACAGATGTCACAACCCGCCTGTGGTTGAATTTGCAACTGAGATAGCATTAGTTGCTTGATTTCCTTAGCCATAGCTGTAATTTGGGTTTGCATTTCTACCGAGAATTCTACTTGGTGCACCACTGCCGATCATTTTCGGTCCCCTTGATCAATGGACCATTGTTCTGCGTCTTCAGATAATTTATTCAGAAGAGTGACAATCTCTTCAGGAGTCTTCTTCATTAGAGGGCCTGCAACCGCACTATTCAGCAATCTCCTTAATGATGGGTTTAAACCATCTCagaagtcctggagttgcatccattgCTCCATTCCGTTATGAGAGCACCTCCGCAATAGCTCCTTGAATCTTTCACATGCCTCAAACACTGTTTGCCCATCACCTTGGCTGATATTGTGAATCTCTTTCCTCATTCGTTCAGTCTTAGCGATAGAGAAATATTTTTCTAAGAACTTGGTTGTCATCTCCCCCCACGCACGGATTGACCCTGTGGGCAGACTTCTCaaccactgctttgcatcatccttAAGAGAGAACGGGAATGCTCTGAGGTAGATGGCATCATGTGATGCTCCATTGGAACGGAATGTGTTCATAATTTTATCGAAGTCCATCAGATTGTTGTTGGGATCTTCATTGGGCTTCCCTCTGAATATGCAATTATTCTGAATGGTCTGGATGACTtcctgtttgagttcaaaattattggcatcaatgggTAGGGGTCTCACACTAGACTATTATTGGTTGTATACCGGTCTGGAATAATCTCCTAATGACCTCCTAGGTCTAGGAGCTGCATTTTCAAATTCAGCTTTTATCACGTTTTAATTGGGAATGTACCTTCGCTCCCCATCAACCTTTTCATCCGCAATTCTGGCTGCTTCAGCTACGAACCGTGCTTCTCGTTGTTGAGCCGCCTCTCTCGCAGCTAGGTCCACTACCTCTTTGTTGTTTACCATTGTATTTTGAGTTGAAGGCTGACCTAACAATAATCCACTCGATCCTTTCTCTCTTCTAAACTGCCTCAGGTGCTTGTCTATCTCTGGGTCATATGACATCAAGTCCTTTGAagaggatcgagtcatacaccattGAACTTAACCTATTTCCTGCACACATATGAGAAGAgcataaaaaggaaaataaaataaagttgttcctgaattagcactgaaaattaatttaaacacTATTAATCTCCAATCCCtgacaacgacgccaaaatttgacgagcgctaAACCGTGTATAAAACTTAGActtgctagtcaaagatagtataatatTAAATCGTCTCTGCATGGATTGGTTTAAATAATGTTCTAATAAATCTTCTGCTCAACACTATCCAGGATAATAAACCTTTGATTGATGTTATTATCGACTacaaataaaactaagattatgTATTGTAAGAAACTAATGACACTTTAATGATTAAGGAGCAACGATTTAATATCAGGGTGAGAAGTAAGGGTTGTGACAAGATATGAGATCAACTATTGTTCTGGGTAACTCTGGGTTAAGCTCATTCTTAACTTCTATTGACTCATTCGATTTTAACAGATGATTAGGCTACCATAGGGATTCAAACTCTTCTTCGGAATGAATGAGAGTTCCCTTAATCCACCTAATAATAGGTCCTATGAACATATGCACAAACACAGTAAATGAATGATCCTTTGAAGAACACCTCTCGATTATTCTTCTAAACTAGGTTAATTGATAACTCTCTAAGATCATTTGATTACCTAGAAAAGGCGTAAAATCAACCTAACGATATGGCATAATGAAAATTGCAGTAACACTTCTCTCTCAATTAAAGTAAACCAACAATAAGCCTTGAAATTCaattaataactcattcaatGAATTCGGGCAATTAACAGAGAGTAAAACTCAAAGCAATAGTCAAATCACAACATCCGTCAATAACCCTAAGCAAGATTACTCCATAATGGAAAAAGTATTCATCAAGTATTTTGCGTTTCCGTTGTTTCCTTCCTTCTTCTCTCCCAAAGGTTGCTCTCCAAATCCAAGACACCCTTTTTTTTAGACGAGCTGGGATTCATATTGGTAAAGAGGAGTCGCCTCTGAAGTTACAATAAAAGGCTTGGGAAATTTTCTGGACCAGacgtgcgcggtcgcgcacctaGGCAGGTGACCACGCATGTTGGATAGTGTTCTACTCCACTTGTGCACCCAGTGCGCTCAGGGCATGCTCGTGCACCTAGGTGACTTCCTGCTCTTTTCGTTATTTCTCTTCATTAAGTGCATTATTGTTCGTTGATCCTCGATTACGATCAAAACTTAATCcatgggattttactcagacttcaaagctccaaaatagttCAAATTCGCTCCAAATCCTCATCGTAACTCGGAATcgctcctacaaagcataaaatactcactcagtacaaaataataccatttaaagctcaaacactAGTAAAGTGCATCGAATTAGAGTGTACGTAATGGCCAAAATACGTGATTATAGCCTACCAGTATTATCACACGtcaaaacccgctttcgcgagaaaatggggagCAACACCAAGTacgattctagacccattcgaggatgaacatttgtttaagaggtggagaatgtatcgacccgaccaatcattttactttttagatccccgttcccctaaataagactccccgtatgtgcttttactattgaAATTAGAAGACTTAGTTACTTAATATTAGCttaaaagggctaagtttgacttgggtccaCATTCatagtaaacgacttcggaaccaGAATTTGACGGTccgaataggttcgtatgatgattttggacttgggcgtatgttcggatcgggttttggataacctggAAGCGTTTCAGTGCATATATTTGAAAGtaggcgcattgaaggttttaactTCTTTAAATTTGGCTTGAAGTAGGATtcagtgttatcgaggtccgattGAAGATTCAAGCTTGTTAATAGTCCTgtatggtgatttgtgacttgcacgccacatttggtgtcatttcgagtaatttaagtatgattcggtgcgTTCGGAGTAATTTAAGTATGAATAGTCATTGCGAGGTTGTGAATTCGGAGCGTGGCCACCAATGCAGAAATAGCTAAGATGGCATGGGTCGAAGAAATAGACTTGGTGCGCAGGCGCTTGCTCGCAGGAGCGGAGGAAGTTTCGCAGAAGTGGACCTCGTCCGCATGAGTGAAGGTGGGCAGCATGGGCTAggactgcacctgcgatggatttttcgtaGGTGCGGCATCATAGGTGAGACCCAAAGTTCGTAGAAGTAGAAATCGCTAGAGGAagtgaggttcatttaagtcGAGGATTTTggctattttggctcatttctttcatctcttaggcgatttttgagctctttgaagaggtattttcacctagctattggaggtaagtaatttctatccaatgtaagttaaatacatagattatgggtagatttttaCAAGtaaaattgtggaaattaagggtTTAGTTGAAAATAGAGGGGTGAGTATCGTCAACAGCTTCTGCAAAGGTCACTAAATTactacatagccaaccatcacccaaagaaaatgacatttattccagacgagcaagtgcattggatgtttgaatggtttcctagtagggAGTTCTTCATCAGATCAAAAGGAACTACTCACTTGGTACTGATCGTGCTACGAGGCATCTACCctacgctcctataagggtaatgagacaagatggaagaaaacaagtcatacctcggatttccaacatggtccagtacaaggcatatttcaagggagatgtcatCCCGTTCAAGTTTGAagcgcaacacatgtggaaccaaaagatcattgtggaaggagaaactattgagccagatgtactactatctatcataGATGGAAGATGACGTAGCCGGGGATGTCAAACTAGGAGTTAATTAGAAGGATAAGATCATAGACGAAGtggctgaggcatatgtaaagtACAAGAGACTAcacaaaagggtgttcgagtccgAATCTAAACATCTGGagcagcacaaagtgaacatggaggcgataagggaatggaaggagatttTCACTAAGTCAACGGAAAGATTGGAATACATGTAATAAGGACTGATGGATCTAGAAGGGAAAATGAGAAAGATACTTTCTGATTGTCAAGGAATGGACGACGATGAAGGAGGAATGCTGGCGAAAGCTTACTTATTGGTAGATATGCGCGATCTGGGAAACACGATTGATAGGGTCAAAaaagccaagcatggagaaggtccttcagagaccaagtagattaggagatgatgttctttactgaTTTCTAGCTTAgcttagattttgatgtaataaggcTATATGCCATAagtaactttattatattattgtcgGTTTAGTAAAAGATTATTTTGGCTCACTTTCGCATTAATGAGATGAAGCAAACGTTGGcaccaattttctccaagtctatgtgtcgcttaggcctacctcaggcacaatgaggtccccaaattaggacgcaaattattgcatgactttgtgaaacatgcTTAAAcattgcaaacactcttttatttcaccttactgacttggttaccttatACCTTTTCTTTATTTCTGATTACTCCTATTCCCAAAGGGTAGTTCGTGTATACTGGCATCGTCAGCATACCACACTaaatccagaggtcctccacctcctcctccacctagcgacccgaaaagcaaaagcaagggcaaagggaaaatggatgatttaagtggtatccaGAAAGACAATGTTTTTGTGGCGGAAAATGTTGAAACATCAGATGGTAGAAGTACTCTGGGGCAAAACGAGTTGGTCTTacgtttggagcagaaaatcctcGAACTACAGGGCAAGCTTGAGCAAGTCCGAAATCTGGTaaacctttcccttactctcaatgttcccgacatcaaccagtaAAACCCGACTACCCAAAACCAAGCACCACCACAAAATACATAAAACCAGAACCCACCACCCATGGCTACAAATCCTCCTATACCACACCGGTATCATAATCCCGCAcctccccagaaccttaaccCACTACCAGTGTAAAACCCTTAACAACATCACCATCATCCAACCCAATACCCGCAAACCACTAGCtatcacactccccaaaatgcaccacaacctactcctgatccccaaaactcgaccaatgatcacccatatacccaaATTCCAGGGACTCATCAAAGCAAtccgatatatgtggaaaccttgccccataccccacaacaaaccctatacatacccaaaCCGACTAAGAAGGACCTGCATGTTAGAAACATGGCGGGGGAACTCAAGAAACTCACAAGGAGTGTCCAAAGTGTTGAAGGTGGGAAGGGCATTGAAGGTCTGAATTATGAAAatctgtgtattcagccagatgtgaaacttccagagggttacaaacctccaaaGTTGGAAATGTTCGATggcactggtgatccgaaggtacaTCTAAGAGCATATtgcgacaagcttgtaggagtgggtaagaatgaacaaatccgcatgaaactgttcatgcgaagCATTATAAGAGATGCTTTGTCTTGGTATATCtgtcaaaacccaaagaagtgggataattgggtaagcatggcatcagatttcatggacagaTTCAAGTTCAATATGGAAAACACGCCAGATGTTTTctatattcaaaacctcaagaagaagccgacagaaaccttctgcgagtatgctactcgttggagatcatAGGCCGCAAAGGTAAGTCCAACACTTAAAGAAgagcaaatgaacaagttctttgttagagcacAAGATTCGCAATATTATAAACGGTTGATGGTCATCAAAAATCTcaagttctcagacatcatcaagctaggggaaagaatagaagaaggaatcaagattCAGATGGTAACTACTTTCGAGGCACTACAGGCCATGAATAAAGCTTtgcaatcaggaggtatttcaaagaagaaagaagtgggtgctatgatggtagcccagggccctaagtctcccctcacatatCAAACACATCCATCCACGTATCAACCCTCacccccaaaataccaataccctgccaccacctaccatacctataacactcaacctgtaaattaccattcacatccaCCCGCCCGCCAAAGATACCCAAAGCCACATCAAAATTTCAACCGCAGAcctcccagacaatacaccccaattgctgaatccatagcccaactgtatgaAAGACTGAAGGCCGCTGGTTACGTCACCCCTATTCCTGTTATTGTTGTGGAAAAGCTTTCCCAATGGATCAACCCTAACAAAAcatgtgcttatcattcaggcatgaagggtcataccattgaggaaTGCCGCACattgaaagacaagattcagacacaGATCGACACTaagttatacaagcaaaggaagctGCACCGACCGTCCGCAATAACTCTCTCCCAGATCACATAGGtcagggagtgaatgtgatagaaattgataaagaGTGGAATCAGGAA
This region of Nicotiana tomentosiformis chromosome 4, ASM39032v3, whole genome shotgun sequence genomic DNA includes:
- the LOC138909287 gene encoding uncharacterized protein, whose protein sequence is MLKQLYVNIPYTEVLTQMPAYAKFLKEILSRKRKLEETKVIKPIAHCSAIPYNKITKKCGDLGSFTIPRTLGSENFDKALCDSGASINLMPLSVFKKLEGDLVVIKSVPISLQLAD
- the LOC138909288 gene encoding uncharacterized protein — protein: MAGELKKLTRSVQSVEGGKGIEGLNYENLCIQPDVKLPEGYKPPKLEMFDGTGDPKVHLRAYCDKLVGVGKNEQIRMKLFMRSIIRDALSWYICQNPKKWDNWVSMASDFMDRFKFNMENTPDVFYIQNLKKKPTETFCEYATRWRS